GCGATCGCCTCCGCACCCTTTTCGACCAGCGCCGCCTCTGCGGCGTCCATGAGCGCCGCGCCGATCCCCTCGCCGCGCTTCTCGGGAACGACGTAGACGTTGTGGACCATTCCGCGGGTCGTGTCGACGGCGTACAGCCGGTACTCGACGGTGAACATCACAAAGCCGACGATCTCTCCCTCCGTACGTGCGACGAGGAGGTTGTCCTCAGCGATCTGGTGGGCGATCGTCTCCCCGATGCGCTCGCGGTTCGCCGCCGCCGCGAGGTGCGAGCCGAAGGCGCGCTGGCCGTCGGCGAGCGCGACCCACAGCTCGGCGATCTCGTCAGTGTCGGCGGGAACGGGCGATTCGATCCGCATCACCGGACCAGGGACCGTGGGGAACAAAGAACTGCTGGATCAGACGCCCCGACAGTCCGCACAGACCGCCTGGCCGTTGACCGATTCGAGCCCGGGCATGAGCGAGCCACAGACCTCACAGACACTCTGGGTGGAGTACTGGCCGTCCTCTTCCTCGGGTTCTTCGGAACGCCCCATCGTTTCGATCTCGCGTTCGGGCGACGACAGCGACGACGCGGCCGCGGTGAGCACGTCCTGTGGAGTCAACACGCCGACGAGCCCCTCGCCGTTTCGCACCAGCAGTTGATGTTTGTCCCCCGTCGAGAGCGTGCTCGCGGCCTCCGAGAGGGGGACGTCGGCCTTGACGCTCGGGTCCGGTCCGGACATCACGGAGGCGATCCCCGTGTCGTCCGATATCGATCCGGCAGTAACCGCCCGGAGGAGATCGCGTTCGGTGACCGTCCCGACGGCGTTCTTTCCCCGGAGGACGACCACGCCGCTGACGCCGTCGCCGATCATGACGTCGATGACGTCCCCGACGGTGTCCGACTCGCTCACCCCCACGTAGGCCGTCGTCATCGCCTCCTTGACTATGAGATCCTCAACCATATGCGTATAGTTGTCACATACGGTCTAAAGTGTGTTCCCGGCAGAGTTATGGCGTCTTATGTGGTACGTTCACGGTCAACATTGATTGATTGAACCGGAACCGGGACGTTGAAACCCTCGCACGTGTCAGATGCGGTGATGACCAGTCCCTCGTTCGTGCTCGGGATCGCCGGCGGCACCGGCGCGGGGAAGACGACCGTCGCCCGGGACATCACCGACGGGTTCGACGAGACGGTGGTTCACCTCCCGCTGGACAACTACTACGAGGACCGTACTGACCTCTCCTTTTCCGAGCGCGAGGCGATCAACTACGACCACCCGAACGCCTTCGACTGGGAGTTCCTCCGGGCGCACGTCCAGCAGCTGTGTTCGGGTCGCCCGATCGAGATGCCCCAGTACGACTTCGAGACACACAGCCGGACCCACAAGAGAGTCCGGGTCGAACCGGCAGACGTCCTCGTTCTCGAGGGGATTCTCGCGCTGTACGACGAGGTCTTGACCGATCTGTGCGATCTACGCCTCTACGTCGAGACCGACGCCGACGTTCGCATCCTCCGGCGAATCCGTCGGGACGTCCTCGAACGCGGGCGGAGTTTGGAGGGCGTGATCGAGCAGTACCTCTCGACGGTCAAGCCGATGCACGAGCAGTTCGTCGAGCCGACGAAAAAGCGGGCCGACCTCGTGGTGCCGGAAGGGACGAACGCCGTCGCGATCGAGATGCTGACCTCGGCGGTCGCGGAGGCTCGCGATACGGGACCGGAGACCGAGTCCGAAGCGCCGCTGATCGAGTACGACGATTAGGCGGGTTTCCGGTCGGGGTTCGAGCCGACGGGGTGGTAGTCCCAGAACCCGCCCGCACGCATCGCCCGGCCGATCGCGCGATGGAACTCGACGATGTTCGGGACCTCCTCGGTGTCGACGCTGTCGAGGATATCGCGGGCAGGGACGACTTTCGCCGAGTTGATCCGGATCGGGTCGTCGCCGTACTCGGCGAGGAAGTCCTCGAATCGGAGGGGAAAGTCCCCCTCCTCGTCGACCTTCTTCGCGAAGATCGCCATCCCGTACTGTCGCATCCCTTCGCTCCCTTCGTCGCCGTCGGGGTCGTGCGGCCAGTCCATACCGGAGGTGAGCGCGATAGGCGAAAAAAGGTTA
The sequence above is a segment of the Halalkalicoccus subterraneus genome. Coding sequences within it:
- a CDS encoding GNAT family N-acetyltransferase produces the protein MRIESPVPADTDEIAELWVALADGQRAFGSHLAAAANRERIGETIAHQIAEDNLLVARTEGEIVGFVMFTVEYRLYAVDTTRGMVHNVYVVPEKRGEGIGAALMDAAEAALVEKGAEAIALEVLAENEAARAFYADRGYGAHRLELEKGVETDNTP
- a CDS encoding CBS domain-containing protein, whose translation is MVEDLIVKEAMTTAYVGVSESDTVGDVIDVMIGDGVSGVVVLRGKNAVGTVTERDLLRAVTAGSISDDTGIASVMSGPDPSVKADVPLSEAASTLSTGDKHQLLVRNGEGLVGVLTPQDVLTAAASSLSSPEREIETMGRSEEPEEEDGQYSTQSVCEVCGSLMPGLESVNGQAVCADCRGV
- the udk gene encoding uridine kinase — encoded protein: MTSPSFVLGIAGGTGAGKTTVARDITDGFDETVVHLPLDNYYEDRTDLSFSEREAINYDHPNAFDWEFLRAHVQQLCSGRPIEMPQYDFETHSRTHKRVRVEPADVLVLEGILALYDEVLTDLCDLRLYVETDADVRILRRIRRDVLERGRSLEGVIEQYLSTVKPMHEQFVEPTKKRADLVVPEGTNAVAIEMLTSAVAEARDTGPETESEAPLIEYDD
- a CDS encoding DUF5785 family protein, whose translation is MDWPHDPDGDEGSEGMRQYGMAIFAKKVDEEGDFPLRFEDFLAEYGDDPIRINSAKVVPARDILDSVDTEEVPNIVEFHRAIGRAMRAGGFWDYHPVGSNPDRKPA